One genomic region from Paramormyrops kingsleyae isolate MSU_618 chromosome 24, PKINGS_0.4, whole genome shotgun sequence encodes:
- the f9b gene encoding coagulation factor IXb isoform X1: MHFHRSRMARIHLPLIVCLLPLDIWISCDASVFPVVPRHTAGSFLKRQKRYNTPFEEIKQGNLERECHEEMCSFEEAREVFEDGEKTREFWISYRDGDQCLSSPCQNGAECKDAISSYICWCPVGFSGKNCEIESMRQCDMDNGGCVHFCKPDKFRGAVCECAAGYKLAGDGRTCDPEGDFPCGRLAVNVISALSGRSAQADLPEENLNDTINNSLLLPKQSGHVDSTTNHSATNNVTWKPTLSELPSWAFSPTLPTIQEEVATDKRIVGGNEVTPGEIPWQVALIDNDKRVIFCGGSILSERWVITAAHCLEKITIDSFFVRVGEHNVHRNEGTEDDYEISEWQVHNSYNASKSRFNHDIALLRLKTAIVFSDFILPICLGPKKFTEAVLESGIRSLVSGWGRVRFAGAESPVMQKVEVPYVQRTVCKDSSSSHISRYMFCAGYLHEHKDACQGDSGGPHASKYRDTWFLTGIVSWGEECAKDGKFGVYTHVSYYYHWISCITGMKRSQNNLDDKAANQPPSCNFMKRNLQ, from the exons ATG CATTTTCACCGGAGTAGGATGGCGAGGATTCACTTACCACTCATCGTCTGTCTGCTGCCACTGGACATCTGGATCAGCTGTGATG CCTCTGTGTTCCCAGTTGTTCCCAGGCACACAGCAGGGTCTTTCTTAAAGAGACAGAAGCGATACAATACACCATTCGAGGAAATCAAGCAAGGCAATCTGGAGCGCGAGTGCCATGAGGAGATGTGCAGCTTCGAGGAAGCCAGGGAGGTCTTCGAGGATGGAGAGAAGACA AGGGAGTTTTGGATCAGTTATAGAG ATGGGGACCAATGTCTGTCCTCTCCATGTCAGAATGGGGCAGAGTGCAAAGACGCTATAAGCTCTTACATATGTTGGTGTCCTGTTGGGTTCAGTGGGAAAAACTGCGAGATAG AGTCTATGAGGCAGTGCGATATGGACAACGGGGGCTGCGTGCATTTCTGCAAGCCTGATAAATTCCGAGGGGCGGTGTGTGAATGCGCAGCCGGGTATAAGTTAGCAGGGGACGGAAGGACCTGCGATCCTGAAG GAGACTTTCCCTGTGGTAGACTTGCAGTTAATGTCATTTCAGCTTTATCTGGTCGGTCTGCACAGGCCGACCTTCCAGAGGAAAACCTTAATGACACTATTAATAATTCTCTACTCCTGCCTAAACAAAGCGGGCATGTTGACAGCACCACCAACCATTCCGCAACTAATAACGTTACCTGGAAACCAACTCTTAGCGAGCTGCCCTCCTGGGCCTTCTCCCCCACCTTGCCCACCATCCAGGAGGAGGTGGCCACAGACAAGCGCATCGTTGGGGGCAATGAGGTTACTCCTGGAGAGATCCCTTGGCAG GTGGCACTGATTGACAATGACAAACGAGTGATTTTCTGTGGAGGATCCATCCTCAGTGAGCGCTGGGTCATCACAGCTGCCCACTGCCTGGAGAAGATCACCATAGACTCTTTCTTCGTCCGAGTGG GGGAGCACAATGTGCACAGAAACGAAGGCACCGAGGACGACTACGAGATTTCCGAGTGGCAAGTGCACAACAGCTACAATGCTAGCAAGAGCAGGTTCAACCACGACATCGCCCTGCTGCGACTGAAGACGGCCATCGTCTTCTCAGATTTCATCCTCCCAATCTGCCTCGGGCCCAAGAAGTTCACCGAGGCGGTTCTGGAGAGCGGTATCCGCTCGCTGGTGAGTGGCTGGGGAAGGGTGCGCTTTGCGGGGGCCGAGTCCCCCGTGATGCAGAAGGTGGAGGTGCCATATGTTCAGCGAACCGTGTGCaaggacagcagcagcagccacaTCAGCCGCTACATGTTCTGCGCGGGCTACCTACACGAGCACAAGGACGCCTGCCAGGGAGACAGCGGGGGGCCACACGCTAGCAAGTACCGGGACACCTGGTTCCTGACCGGCATCGTAAGCTGGGGGGAGGAATGTGCCAAAGACGGCAAGTTTGGCGTCTACACCCACGTGTCTTACTACTACCACTGGATCAGCTGCATCACTGGCATGAAGAGGAGCCAAAACAATCTGGACGACAAAGCTGCCAATCAACCTCCGTCATGCAATTTCATGAAGAGAAACCTTCAGTAa
- the f9b gene encoding coagulation factor IXb isoform X2: protein MARIHLPLIVCLLPLDIWISCDASVFPVVPRHTAGSFLKRQKRYNTPFEEIKQGNLERECHEEMCSFEEAREVFEDGEKTREFWISYRDGDQCLSSPCQNGAECKDAISSYICWCPVGFSGKNCEIESMRQCDMDNGGCVHFCKPDKFRGAVCECAAGYKLAGDGRTCDPEGDFPCGRLAVNVISALSGRSAQADLPEENLNDTINNSLLLPKQSGHVDSTTNHSATNNVTWKPTLSELPSWAFSPTLPTIQEEVATDKRIVGGNEVTPGEIPWQVALIDNDKRVIFCGGSILSERWVITAAHCLEKITIDSFFVRVGEHNVHRNEGTEDDYEISEWQVHNSYNASKSRFNHDIALLRLKTAIVFSDFILPICLGPKKFTEAVLESGIRSLVSGWGRVRFAGAESPVMQKVEVPYVQRTVCKDSSSSHISRYMFCAGYLHEHKDACQGDSGGPHASKYRDTWFLTGIVSWGEECAKDGKFGVYTHVSYYYHWISCITGMKRSQNNLDDKAANQPPSCNFMKRNLQ from the exons ATGGCGAGGATTCACTTACCACTCATCGTCTGTCTGCTGCCACTGGACATCTGGATCAGCTGTGATG CCTCTGTGTTCCCAGTTGTTCCCAGGCACACAGCAGGGTCTTTCTTAAAGAGACAGAAGCGATACAATACACCATTCGAGGAAATCAAGCAAGGCAATCTGGAGCGCGAGTGCCATGAGGAGATGTGCAGCTTCGAGGAAGCCAGGGAGGTCTTCGAGGATGGAGAGAAGACA AGGGAGTTTTGGATCAGTTATAGAG ATGGGGACCAATGTCTGTCCTCTCCATGTCAGAATGGGGCAGAGTGCAAAGACGCTATAAGCTCTTACATATGTTGGTGTCCTGTTGGGTTCAGTGGGAAAAACTGCGAGATAG AGTCTATGAGGCAGTGCGATATGGACAACGGGGGCTGCGTGCATTTCTGCAAGCCTGATAAATTCCGAGGGGCGGTGTGTGAATGCGCAGCCGGGTATAAGTTAGCAGGGGACGGAAGGACCTGCGATCCTGAAG GAGACTTTCCCTGTGGTAGACTTGCAGTTAATGTCATTTCAGCTTTATCTGGTCGGTCTGCACAGGCCGACCTTCCAGAGGAAAACCTTAATGACACTATTAATAATTCTCTACTCCTGCCTAAACAAAGCGGGCATGTTGACAGCACCACCAACCATTCCGCAACTAATAACGTTACCTGGAAACCAACTCTTAGCGAGCTGCCCTCCTGGGCCTTCTCCCCCACCTTGCCCACCATCCAGGAGGAGGTGGCCACAGACAAGCGCATCGTTGGGGGCAATGAGGTTACTCCTGGAGAGATCCCTTGGCAG GTGGCACTGATTGACAATGACAAACGAGTGATTTTCTGTGGAGGATCCATCCTCAGTGAGCGCTGGGTCATCACAGCTGCCCACTGCCTGGAGAAGATCACCATAGACTCTTTCTTCGTCCGAGTGG GGGAGCACAATGTGCACAGAAACGAAGGCACCGAGGACGACTACGAGATTTCCGAGTGGCAAGTGCACAACAGCTACAATGCTAGCAAGAGCAGGTTCAACCACGACATCGCCCTGCTGCGACTGAAGACGGCCATCGTCTTCTCAGATTTCATCCTCCCAATCTGCCTCGGGCCCAAGAAGTTCACCGAGGCGGTTCTGGAGAGCGGTATCCGCTCGCTGGTGAGTGGCTGGGGAAGGGTGCGCTTTGCGGGGGCCGAGTCCCCCGTGATGCAGAAGGTGGAGGTGCCATATGTTCAGCGAACCGTGTGCaaggacagcagcagcagccacaTCAGCCGCTACATGTTCTGCGCGGGCTACCTACACGAGCACAAGGACGCCTGCCAGGGAGACAGCGGGGGGCCACACGCTAGCAAGTACCGGGACACCTGGTTCCTGACCGGCATCGTAAGCTGGGGGGAGGAATGTGCCAAAGACGGCAAGTTTGGCGTCTACACCCACGTGTCTTACTACTACCACTGGATCAGCTGCATCACTGGCATGAAGAGGAGCCAAAACAATCTGGACGACAAAGCTGCCAATCAACCTCCGTCATGCAATTTCATGAAGAGAAACCTTCAGTAa